A single window of Zea mays cultivar B73 chromosome 10, Zm-B73-REFERENCE-NAM-5.0, whole genome shotgun sequence DNA harbors:
- the LOC103641326 gene encoding uncharacterized protein: MSTPYHGIPLRALLLAVPLISIFIVFHLLYRPAPLPSTFRTYADGAASHRAEELSCPPLSSNLPPPAPKPEETLEPTSLRHVVFGIASSRRTLPLRLPLLRLWLRAPARAFLFLDAPAPAPDARDLPPGLALRVSADASRFPYTHPRGLSSAVRVARIAGELVSGLKQGEGEDVRWLVLADDDTAFVLPNLLHTLRRYDHREHWYLGARSESAAQNAWHAFAMAYGGGGIAVSWPLARRLARVVDSCVLRYPHLYGSDARIYACLAELGVELTHEPGFHQIDLHGDISGLLRAHPLSPLVSLHHLDHVYPLYPGMDRARAMRHFFRAADADPARILQQTVCYDRKESLTVSVSWGYSVQVFKGNVLLPDLLAVQKTFVPWKRGRNVTDVYMFNTKHYPRDECKRGALFFLKGITSREGKTETTYNRQPPRKCPPDLIPLKSLRLIKVTSERLQLAPGKALRRHCCDIVPSSSDANIDINVRKCRDDELIAMHS, encoded by the exons ATGTCGACCCCGTACCACGGCATCCCTCTCCGCGCGCTCCTCCTCGCGGTGCCCCTGATTTCCATCTTCATCGTCTTTCACCTCCTCTACCGTCCCGCTCCCCTGCCCTCGACGTTCCGGACCTACGCCGATGGGGCGGCGTCGCACCGTGCGGAGGAGCTGAGTTGCCCTCCGCTCTCCTCCAACTTACCGCCCCCGGCGCCGAAGCCGGAGGAGACATTGGAGCCGACGTCCCTGCGCCACGTAGTGTTCGGGATCGCCTCCTCCCGGCGCACGCTGCCGCTCCGGCTCCCCCTGCTCCGGCTCTGGCTGCGCGCCCCCGCGCGCGCCttcctcttcctcgacgcgccggcgccggcgccggacgCCCGCGACCTCCCGCCGGGCCTCGCTCTCCGCGTCTCCGCCGACGCATCCCGCTTCCCCTACACGCACCCGCGCGGCCTTTCCTCGGCCGTCCGCGTCGCGCGCATCGCCGGGGAGCTCGTCTCCGGGCTCAagcagggggagggggaggatgtGCGGTGGCTCGTGCTCGCCGATGACGACACCGCCTTCGTCCTCCCGAACCTGCTCCACACGCTCCGCAGGTACGACCACCGCGAGCACTGGTACCTCGGCGCGCGCTCCGAGTCCGCGGCGCAGAACGCGTGGCACGCCTTCGCCATGGCATACGGCGGCGGCGGCATCGCCGTCAGCTGGCCGCTCGCGCGCCGCCTCGCGCGCGTGGTCGACTCCTGCGTCCTGAGGTACCCGCACCTCTACGGCAGCGACGCCAGGATCTACGCCTGCCTCGCCGAGCTCGGCGTCGAGCTCACCCACGAGCCAGGCTTCCACCAG ATCGATCTTCATGGGGATATTTCTGGGCTCCTAAGAGCACATCCTCTTTCCCCTTTAGTTTCACTGCACCATCTGGATCATGTATACCCTCTTTACCCTGGTATGGACCGGGCCAGAGCAATGCGACACTTCTTCCGGGCAGCCGATGCTGATCCGGCCAGGATTCTGCAGCAGACAGTGTGCTACGACCGTAAAGAGTCGCTCACAGTATCAGTCTCATGGGGCTATTCAGTCCAGGTGTTCAAGGGCAACGTGCTGCTCCCTGACCTTCTTGCTGTCCAGAAAACCTTTGTACCATGGAAAAGGGGTCGCAATGTCACAGATGTGTACATGTTTAACACCAAACATTACCCCAGAGACGAGTGCAAAAGAGGAGCTCTTTTCTTCCTAAAAGGCATTACCTCGAGGGAAGGCAAGACGGAAACCACTTACAATAGACAGCCACCTAGGAAATGCCCGCCTGACTTGATCCCACTGAAGAGTCTGCGTCTGATAAAAGTGACATCAGAACGGCTGCAGCTGGCTCCTGGGAAG GCCTTAAGACGCCATTGCTGTGACATCGTACCTTCTTCATCTGATGCTAACATAGACATCAACGTCAGAAAGTGCAGAGATGATGAGCTGATCGCGATGCATTCATAG